The Skermanella rosea sequence CAAGCCGGAGCCTCCGAAGCCCGAGCCCCCCAGGCCCGAACCGCCGAAGCAGGAACCGAAGAAGCCAGAACCGCCGAAGCCGGAGCCTCCCAAGGAGGTCAAGAAACCCGACCCTCCCAAGCAGGAGGCGAAAAAGCCCGAGCCGGCCAAGCCCGAGGCGCCGAAGAAGGCCGAGCCGGAGAAGAAGCAACCCGAGGCCAAGCAGGATTTCGCGAGCGTCCTGAAGAACCTCCAGAACCTCAAGCCGGAGCCGTCGAACGCGCCGGCCCAGCCGCAGCGTCAGCAGCCGGCACCGGCGCAGTCGACCCCGTCGCAGCAGCAGGCCGCCAGCAACGCGCCGAAGCTCTCCGACCGCCTGACGGCGAGCCAGGAGGACGCGGTGCGCCGGACGGTGGAGGCGTGCTGGAACGTGGACCCCGGCCTGGCCGGCATCCACGAGATCACGGTCGAGATCCGCCTGGAGATCGGCCGGGACGGCCAGGTGATGAGGGCGGAGGTGGTGGACAAGGGACGCATGGCGCGCGACCGCGCGTTCCGGGCCGTCGCCGAATCGGCCCAGCGCGCCGTGATGAACCCGCGCTGCCGCACGCTGCCCCTCCCGCCCGACGGCTACGACTTCTGGAAGGACGCCGTCTTCGTCTTCAGCCCGCGCGACATGCTCCGGGGATAGCGGACCGTTGGGCACCTTGATTATGACACGATCAAGGTGCCCATTCGGCGCACCTGCCGAGTGCTCCAGGGGACGCCCGTTCCCGCAAGAACAACGATCATAGTAAGGCATGACCCGATCATGATTGCATTCCCGTACCATCTGGTCCTGCTTGCCCGCCGCCTGGCGCTGGCCGTCCTGGTCATCACGCTGGCCGGAGCCGCGGGCGCCCGGGCCGAACTGCGCCTCGACATCACGCGCGGCAAGGTCGAGCCGATGCCGATCGCGATTTCGACCTTCCACGGGCAGGCCGGTCCCGAAGTCCAGGTCGGCCGAGACATCGCCCAGGTGGTGTCGGCCAACCTGGAGAGGTCCGGCCTGTTCCGGCCGATCGACCCCAAGGCGCTGATCCAGGATGCCGCCTCGCTGCACAACCAGCCGCGGTTCGCCGACCTCAAGGTGATCAATGCCCAGGCGCTGGTCAGCGGCACCGTCCAGGGGCAGCCGGACGGCCGCCTGCGGGTCGAGTTCCGGCTGTGGGACGTGCTGGCCGAGCAGCAGATGACCGGTCTGGCCTATTTCACCGTGCCGGAGAACTGGCGCCGGGTCGCCCACATCATCTCCGACGCGATCTACAAGCGGATCACGGGCGAGGAAGGCTATTTCGATACCCGTATCGTCTACATCTCGGAGACCGGGCCCGCCGACAAGCGGATCAAGCGCCTGGCGATCATGGACCAGGACGGCGAGAACCACCGTTTCCTGACCGACGGCAGGACGCTGGTGCTGACCCCGCGCTTCTCGCCCAGCGCGCCGGAAATCACCTATCTTTCGTATTTCAACAACAAGCCCCGGGTCTACCTCTTCAACATCGACTCCGGCCGCCAGGAGGTCCTGGGGGACTTCCCCGGCATGACGTTCGCGCCGCGCTTCTCGCCGGACGGCAACAAGGTGATCATGAGCCTGGCGACCTCGGGCAACTCCGACATCTATTCGATGGATCTGCGGACGCGCCGGGTCGACCAGCTGACCAACAGCCCGGCGATCGACACCTCGCCCTCCTACTCGCCCGACGGCCAGCGGATCGTCTTCGAGTCGGACCGCGGGGGCACCCAGCAGCTCTACGTAATGGACGCG is a genomic window containing:
- the tolB gene encoding Tol-Pal system beta propeller repeat protein TolB, with product MIAFPYHLVLLARRLALAVLVITLAGAAGARAELRLDITRGKVEPMPIAISTFHGQAGPEVQVGRDIAQVVSANLERSGLFRPIDPKALIQDAASLHNQPRFADLKVINAQALVSGTVQGQPDGRLRVEFRLWDVLAEQQMTGLAYFTVPENWRRVAHIISDAIYKRITGEEGYFDTRIVYISETGPADKRIKRLAIMDQDGENHRFLTDGRTLVLTPRFSPSAPEITYLSYFNNKPRVYLFNIDSGRQEVLGDFPGMTFAPRFSPDGNKVIMSLATSGNSDIYSMDLRTRRVDQLTNSPAIDTSPSYSPDGQRIVFESDRGGTQQLYVMDASGGNAQRITFGQGRYASPVWSPRGDLIAFTKIANGRFHIGVIRPDGTGERLLNEAFHVEGPTWAPNGRVLMFFRERPSGEGNRSRTARLYSVDLTGFNEREVVTPLDASDPAWSPLIP